In one Alnus glutinosa chromosome 12, dhAlnGlut1.1, whole genome shotgun sequence genomic region, the following are encoded:
- the LOC133852437 gene encoding phosphoenolpyruvate carboxylase kinase 1-like, translating into MCDAFKNNYQLCDEIGRGKFGTISRCFQPISGDFFAAKTIDKRPLTDPTDRECLENEPKIMTLLSPHPNIVRLFDVFESDDSLTMVMELCESFTLYDKIIQRTFSEREAALLVKQLLEAVSHCHKMGVVHRDIKPENLLFDGWSNLKVADFGSAVWLPEGRCVDGIVGTPYYVAPEVLMGREYNEKVDVWSAGVILYIMLAGVPPFFGESAAEIFEAVLRGNLRFPTRIFRAVSPAAKDLLRKMICRDVSRRFSAEQALRHPWIQNGGAGEVDC; encoded by the exons ATGTGTGACGCTTTCAAGAACAACTACCAGCTTTGCGACGAAATCGGCCGTGGTAAATTCGGCACTATTTCTCGCTGCTTTCAACCCATCTCCGGCGACTTCTTTGCCGCCAAAACCATCGACAAACGCCCTCTAACCGATCCCACCGACCGAGAATGCCTCGAAAACGAGCCGAAGATCATGACCCTCCTCTCCCCGCACCCCAACATCGTCAGACTCTTCGACGTCTTCGAAAGCGACGACTCTCTCACCATGGTAATGGAGCTCTGTGAATCCTTTACCCTCTACGACAAGATCATCCAACGAACTTTCTCCGAGCGCGAAGCCGCTTTGCTCGTGAAGCAACTCCTCGAAGCTGTGTCTCACTGTCACAAGATGGGGGTCGTGCATAGAGATATCAAGCCGGAAAACTTGTTGTTCGACGGGTGGAGCAATCTGAAGGTGGCGGATTTTGGGTCTGCCGTGTGGTTGCCGGAGGGGAGGTGCGTGGATGGGATCGTGGGAACGCCGTATTATGTGGCGCCGGAGGTTTTGATGGGGAGGGAGTACAATGAGAAGGTGGATGTGTGGAGTGCTGGAGTCATTTTGTACATAATGTTGGCCGGGGTTCCGCCGTTTTTCGGCGAGTCTGCGGCTGAGATTTTCGAGGCGGTGTTGAGGGGGAACTTGAGGTTCCCGACGAGGATCTTCCGGGCGGTGTCGCCGGCGGCCAAGGACTTGTTGAGGAAGATGATTTGTAGGGATGTTTCAAGAAGGTTTTCTGCGGAGCAAGCCTTAA GGCACCCATGGATCCAGAATGGAGGGGCAGGTGAAGTGGACTGTTAA